One region of Rhodanobacteraceae bacterium genomic DNA includes:
- a CDS encoding PAS domain-containing protein: MGESQPFRRQSSRWVHNRAQPFHAFIFALLLLAALQTAIAADGASVRFRNIGVEQGLSQVSATDILEDRHGFLWVGTQDGLNRYDGYRFQIFRHQSANPDSLSDNYVLSLAKSEDGSLWVGTLNGLDRLDPMTGKFEHFPVGDAPGDLHDSLVTDVSVATDGSVLVSTRRGGIQRLDVATRRFVDVPELPAFKQRQRVLLVRRDGVVLVSNDLAVLEWNPTSADVRELPLEGAGAIGGVLAASLSPNGGYALGTVAEGVLLTDPEGRVLRHLRADDEINPLPDNAIRALHYDPRNRLWMGTAQGLARINPDDSVTIWRSDSADPTALPGDRVVALHEDRNGLLWVGTWTGGLARFDPATEEFRLLAQRTADGAGLPANAVSALSADPDGSIWLGMVDRGGVVQLSADGKILRRMDSHSEAAWRLSSDDVSGLLAVPDGLWVGYIRGGLDFFGAQGLARRFLPGDSPDSLNGTSVQALAVDHDGSLWVGALGGGVYSLCADCTEPRRWPVDAGGQTGPVGSSVNQIMVSRNGFVWFAIRRGGLSWYEPASGRWGALKESTDGELGLPGETATSLFEDDKGMLWVGTQGAGISRIARDAEGRPQSLQNYSESEGLVSAMVGAFLGAGDGSVWVSTTRGLCRIITTQEVVFECFGDRDPILGIDFFVASAATDIRGGLHFGSSRGLVSIANPAQAHFPTGQAAVVLTELRVGNRPMFPGEPNSPLEGPIENAEKVRLRYDQDLLSIEFAALDFRRSMSVQYRYRLRGRGKDWIETEATRRTATFMGLPFGNYQFEVEALDGGSVVGRRELAIEVLPPPWLTPAARLGYALLLGLLIALAAWRFRVRLREREKVQDTLAQSEAMLKYSLWGSRGELWDADLVSGRMIRRNRLEHLAVTREASNDSLEAYAPFVHEDDRPRFNAAMVASMKGSADLFECSYRSRDIDGQWRWLLSRGRVFSRDAMGRATRMVGTTFDITELRANEDALRKSEDRLNLALWSSGDEMWDIDLAGGVVRRENPLAVVALSPETQFASLQDYMKHVHPSDQERLRNALITHLKGDVDHFECGYRVVAANGGWLWVLGRGRVRARDEQGRATRLVGTNRDITQLKQVEEDLRRLNEELEVRVSKRTEALEQSNTDLKRTLDQLTRAQRQLVESEKLAALGGLVAGVAHEINTPLGVGVTAASHLQQETESLARLMADSRMTRADLDRFIEQARLSSDLVLRNLDRASHLVKSFKQVAVDQSSEQRRVINARDYLGEILLSLHPRIKKTRAKVVIECPEDLTMDTYPGALYQIVVNLVMNSLVHAFDDDTEGQIRIEVQRQDDLVSLEYRDNGKGMPEDIRRRVFEPFFTTRRGSGGSGLGLHIVYNLATQILRGTVSCDSELGQGTSFRFLIPRIAPAGAETAEAKRNGG, encoded by the coding sequence ATGGGGGAGTCGCAGCCATTCAGGCGACAAAGCTCACGCTGGGTGCACAACCGGGCGCAGCCTTTCCACGCGTTCATTTTCGCTCTGCTGCTGCTTGCAGCGCTGCAGACCGCCATTGCGGCTGACGGGGCCTCGGTACGCTTTCGCAACATTGGTGTGGAGCAGGGCCTGTCGCAGGTCTCGGCGACCGACATCCTCGAAGATCGACACGGCTTTCTCTGGGTGGGTACCCAGGATGGTCTGAACCGATACGACGGCTATCGATTTCAGATCTTTCGTCATCAGAGCGCCAATCCCGACTCCCTGAGCGACAACTACGTGTTGTCTCTGGCAAAGAGCGAGGATGGCAGTCTCTGGGTGGGAACGCTGAATGGACTGGATCGGCTCGACCCGATGACCGGGAAATTCGAGCATTTTCCGGTCGGCGATGCCCCGGGCGATCTGCATGATTCGCTGGTGACCGATGTGTCGGTGGCCACCGATGGCAGCGTACTGGTGTCTACCCGACGCGGCGGTATCCAGCGCCTCGATGTCGCCACTCGAAGATTTGTCGATGTGCCGGAGTTGCCGGCCTTCAAACAGCGACAGCGCGTGCTGCTGGTGCGCAGGGATGGCGTGGTGCTGGTCAGCAACGACCTCGCGGTGCTGGAGTGGAACCCCACCAGCGCCGATGTCCGGGAACTGCCGTTGGAAGGCGCGGGTGCCATCGGTGGTGTGCTCGCGGCCAGCCTATCGCCCAATGGCGGCTACGCGCTCGGCACCGTGGCCGAAGGTGTGCTTCTGACCGATCCTGAAGGTCGGGTATTGCGGCATCTGCGCGCCGACGATGAGATCAATCCACTGCCGGACAACGCCATTCGGGCACTGCATTACGATCCCCGGAATCGTCTGTGGATGGGCACGGCACAGGGGCTGGCCAGAATCAATCCGGATGATTCGGTCACGATCTGGCGTTCCGACTCGGCCGACCCCACGGCCTTGCCGGGGGATCGTGTGGTTGCCCTGCACGAGGATCGCAACGGTCTGCTCTGGGTCGGGACCTGGACCGGCGGTCTCGCGCGATTCGACCCCGCGACCGAGGAGTTCCGACTGTTGGCGCAGCGTACTGCGGACGGCGCAGGCTTGCCGGCGAACGCAGTCTCGGCCCTGTCAGCCGACCCCGATGGATCCATTTGGCTGGGCATGGTCGACCGCGGCGGTGTCGTTCAGCTCAGTGCCGACGGCAAGATACTTCGGCGGATGGATAGCCATTCCGAGGCAGCCTGGCGGCTGAGTTCTGACGATGTGTCGGGTTTGCTGGCGGTGCCCGATGGCCTGTGGGTTGGGTATATCCGCGGTGGCCTCGATTTCTTCGGAGCCCAGGGGCTGGCCCGGCGATTCCTGCCGGGTGATTCGCCCGACAGTCTCAACGGAACGTCGGTGCAAGCCCTGGCCGTAGACCACGACGGTTCGCTGTGGGTTGGTGCTCTGGGCGGTGGCGTGTACTCGCTCTGCGCCGATTGCACCGAACCTCGGCGTTGGCCGGTGGACGCTGGCGGACAGACCGGGCCGGTCGGCAGTTCCGTGAATCAGATCATGGTCTCGCGAAATGGTTTTGTCTGGTTTGCGATTCGCCGTGGCGGCCTTTCCTGGTATGAGCCGGCGAGTGGCCGTTGGGGTGCACTGAAGGAATCCACAGATGGCGAACTCGGACTGCCCGGGGAAACCGCCACCAGTCTGTTCGAAGATGACAAGGGCATGCTGTGGGTAGGTACCCAGGGTGCCGGTATCAGCCGCATCGCGCGCGACGCCGAGGGTCGTCCGCAGTCGCTGCAGAATTACTCCGAGTCCGAGGGCCTGGTCTCTGCCATGGTCGGTGCCTTCCTCGGTGCTGGCGATGGCAGCGTGTGGGTCAGTACCACGCGAGGTTTGTGCCGGATCATCACGACGCAAGAAGTGGTCTTCGAGTGTTTCGGCGATCGCGATCCTATCCTCGGTATCGACTTCTTCGTGGCGTCCGCGGCCACCGACATCCGAGGTGGCTTGCACTTCGGCAGTTCCCGTGGGCTGGTGAGTATTGCCAACCCCGCACAGGCGCATTTTCCGACCGGCCAGGCAGCCGTGGTGTTGACCGAATTGCGGGTGGGCAATCGGCCGATGTTTCCGGGCGAGCCCAACTCCCCGCTGGAGGGCCCGATCGAGAACGCCGAGAAGGTGCGCCTGCGCTACGACCAGGACTTGCTGTCAATTGAATTTGCGGCGCTCGATTTCCGGCGATCCATGTCCGTGCAATATCGCTATCGGCTTCGGGGTCGTGGCAAGGACTGGATCGAGACCGAGGCCACGCGACGCACGGCCACCTTCATGGGTTTGCCATTCGGCAACTATCAGTTTGAAGTCGAAGCCCTGGATGGAGGCTCGGTGGTGGGTCGCCGCGAGTTGGCGATCGAGGTGCTTCCGCCGCCCTGGCTGACCCCGGCGGCCCGTCTGGGCTATGCGCTGTTGCTGGGTCTGCTGATCGCGCTGGCGGCCTGGCGGTTCCGGGTGCGCCTGCGCGAGCGCGAGAAGGTCCAGGACACGCTGGCGCAGAGCGAGGCCATGCTCAAGTACTCGCTGTGGGGCAGTCGCGGCGAACTCTGGGACGCCGATCTGGTGTCCGGTCGGATGATCCGGCGCAATCGGCTTGAGCATCTGGCCGTGACCCGCGAGGCCAGCAACGACAGCCTGGAGGCCTACGCACCCTTTGTGCACGAGGACGACCGGCCCCGATTCAATGCGGCCATGGTGGCCAGCATGAAGGGTTCGGCCGATCTGTTCGAATGCAGCTACCGCAGTCGCGACATCGATGGTCAGTGGCGTTGGCTGCTGTCGCGGGGCCGGGTGTTCTCGCGGGACGCCATGGGCAGAGCCACGCGCATGGTCGGCACCACCTTCGACATTACCGAATTGCGGGCCAACGAGGACGCCCTGCGCAAGTCGGAAGACCGGCTCAATCTGGCGCTGTGGAGCAGCGGCGACGAGATGTGGGACATCGATCTGGCCGGTGGCGTGGTCCGCCGGGAGAATCCGCTGGCGGTCGTCGCGCTGTCACCAGAAACGCAGTTTGCGTCCCTGCAGGACTACATGAAGCATGTCCATCCTTCCGATCAGGAGCGGCTGCGCAATGCCCTGATCACGCACCTGAAGGGAGATGTCGACCATTTCGAGTGCGGTTACCGGGTGGTGGCTGCGAACGGTGGCTGGCTGTGGGTGCTCGGCAGGGGGCGTGTGCGGGCCCGCGACGAGCAGGGCCGGGCCACACGTCTGGTCGGCACCAATCGTGACATCACCCAACTCAAGCAGGTCGAGGAAGATCTGCGCCGGCTCAACGAGGAACTGGAAGTACGTGTTTCCAAGCGCACCGAGGCGCTGGAGCAGAGCAACACCGATCTCAAGCGCACCCTGGACCAACTGACCCGGGCACAAAGACAGCTGGTGGAATCGGAAAAGCTGGCGGCGCTGGGCGGCCTGGTGGCGGGTGTGGCGCACGAGATCAATACGCCGCTGGGCGTAGGGGTCACGGCGGCATCGCATCTGCAACAGGAAACCGAGAGTCTGGCCCGCCTGATGGCGGACTCGCGCATGACCCGAGCCGACCTGGATCGCTTCATCGAACAGGCTCGGCTGAGCAGCGATCTGGTGTTGCGCAATCTGGATCGTGCCAGCCATCTGGTGAAGAGCTTCAAGCAGGTGGCAGTCGATCAATCCAGCGAGCAGCGCCGGGTCATCAATGCCCGCGACTATCTCGGTGAGATCCTGTTGTCCCTGCATCCGCGAATCAAGAAGACCCGGGCCAAGGTTGTGATCGAGTGTCCCGAGGATCTGACCATGGATACCTATCCAGGGGCGCTGTATCAGATTGTCGTCAACCTGGTGATGAATTCCCTGGTGCACGCCTTTGACGACGACACCGAGGGACAGATCCGGATCGAAGTTCAGCGGCAAGACGACCTGGTCTCGCTCGAGTATCGGGACAATGGCAAGGGCATGCCCGAAGACATCCGTCGGCGCGTGTTCGAACCCTTCTTCACCACGCGCAGGGGCAGCGGTGGCAGTGGTCTGGGCCTGCATATCGTCTACAACCTGGCGACCCAGATCTTGCGCGGCACGGTCAGTTGCGACAGCGAACTCGGTCAGGGCACCAGCTTCCGCTTCCTGATACCCAGAATTGCGCCGGCCGGCGCTGAGACCGCCGAAGCCAAGAGGAACGGCGGATGA
- a CDS encoding thiolase family protein, with translation MSSSNVVIVGARRTAIGSFNGVFAGVPSPTLGATAIKAALESAGVDPADVSEVLMGCVLPAGLGQAPARQAALQAGIPVSTGCTTLNKVCGSGMKALMIGHDAIKAGSAEIVVAGGMESMTNAPYLLQKARFGYRFGHSEVLDHMALDGLQNAADRRAMGEFAELCAGKYTFTREEQDAYSAESVRRALAAQANGDFADEIAPVTVAGRKGDVVISADEEPPACNIDKIPSLRPAFKKDGTVTAASSSKISDGAAALVLTSTEAAAARGLTPLARVVAHATHSQEPEWFTTAPVQAIAKVLAKAGWSHEQVDLFEINEAFAVVAMAPIRELGLDPAKVNVNGGACALGHPIGASGARLLVTLLHALKRRGGKRGVASLCIGGGEATAVAIEIL, from the coding sequence ATGAGTTCGTCCAATGTAGTGATTGTCGGCGCCAGGCGCACCGCCATCGGCTCGTTCAACGGTGTCTTTGCCGGCGTGCCTTCGCCCACACTGGGTGCCACCGCCATCAAGGCGGCACTGGAATCTGCGGGTGTTGATCCCGCGGACGTGTCCGAAGTGCTGATGGGTTGCGTGCTGCCGGCCGGACTCGGTCAGGCGCCGGCTCGCCAGGCTGCCTTGCAGGCAGGCATTCCCGTGAGCACCGGCTGCACGACTCTGAACAAGGTCTGCGGTTCCGGGATGAAGGCACTGATGATTGGCCACGATGCCATCAAGGCCGGATCGGCCGAGATCGTCGTCGCTGGCGGCATGGAATCGATGACCAACGCCCCATATCTGCTGCAGAAGGCCCGATTCGGTTATCGCTTCGGACACTCGGAAGTGCTTGACCACATGGCACTGGACGGCCTGCAGAACGCAGCCGACCGTCGGGCCATGGGCGAATTCGCCGAATTGTGCGCTGGCAAGTACACCTTCACACGGGAAGAACAGGACGCCTATTCGGCCGAATCGGTGCGGCGTGCCCTCGCCGCCCAGGCCAATGGCGATTTTGCTGACGAGATCGCCCCGGTGACGGTGGCCGGGCGCAAGGGCGACGTCGTAATCAGCGCCGACGAAGAGCCGCCAGCCTGCAATATCGACAAGATTCCGAGTCTGCGCCCGGCGTTCAAGAAGGACGGCACGGTGACCGCCGCCAGCTCGTCGAAGATCTCTGACGGCGCCGCAGCCCTGGTGCTGACCAGCACCGAGGCGGCCGCCGCCCGCGGACTCACGCCATTGGCGCGGGTGGTGGCCCATGCCACTCACTCGCAGGAACCCGAGTGGTTCACTACTGCACCGGTTCAGGCTATCGCCAAGGTGCTGGCCAAGGCCGGCTGGAGCCATGAGCAGGTCGATCTGTTCGAGATCAACGAGGCGTTCGCGGTAGTCGCGATGGCACCGATCCGGGAGCTCGGACTGGACCCAGCCAAGGTCAATGTCAACGGCGGCGCCTGCGCGCTCGGCCATCCCATCGGCGCCAGCGGCGCCCGCCTGCTGGTAACGCTGCTGCACGCCCTGAAGCGACGAGGCGGCAAGCGTGGCGTGGCATCACTCTGCATCGGCGGCGGCGAAGCCACTGCGGTGGCCATCGAGATTCTCTGA
- a CDS encoding methylcrotonoyl-CoA carboxylase, protein MPAIESQVDTRAADYAANAELMRSLVADLHQQLHQVALGGGERARNKHTERGKLLPRERIRALLDPGSAFLELSPLAAHGMYDGQAPCAGVITGIGRVSGTEVVIVANDATVKGGTYFPMTVKKHLRAQEVALENALPCIYLVDSGGAFLPLQDEVFPDREHFGRIFYNQARLSARNIPQIAVVMGSCTAGGAYVPAMSDETIIVREQGTIFLGGPPLVKAATGEVVDAESLGGAEVHTSRSGVADHFAENDAHALAIAREVVAHLNRRKHMPLALRAPQPPRYAAEELYGIVPRDSRIPFDIREIIARIVDASEFQEFKARYGKTLVTGFAHIHGYPVGIVANNGILFAESALKGAHFIELCNQRNIPLVFLQNITGFMVGRKYENAGIAKDGAKMVTAVACSHVPKFTVIIGGSFGAGNYAMCGRGYQPRFLWMWPNSRISVMGGEQAASVLATVRRDGFEAAGKAWSADEEETFKQPIREQYERQGHPYYASARLWDDGIIDPADTRRVLGLAISAALNAPIEAERFGVFRM, encoded by the coding sequence ATGCCAGCCATCGAATCGCAGGTCGACACCCGCGCCGCCGACTACGCCGCGAATGCCGAACTGATGCGCTCGCTGGTTGCGGATCTGCACCAGCAGTTGCATCAGGTGGCGCTGGGCGGGGGCGAGAGGGCCCGCAACAAGCACACTGAACGCGGCAAGTTGCTGCCGCGCGAACGCATCCGCGCACTGCTGGATCCGGGTTCGGCCTTTCTGGAGCTGTCGCCACTGGCGGCCCACGGCATGTACGACGGTCAGGCGCCTTGCGCTGGCGTCATCACCGGCATTGGCCGGGTGTCCGGCACCGAGGTCGTGATCGTCGCCAACGATGCCACGGTCAAGGGCGGCACCTATTTCCCGATGACCGTGAAGAAGCATCTGCGGGCCCAGGAAGTAGCCCTGGAGAACGCCCTCCCCTGCATCTATCTGGTCGATTCCGGGGGCGCATTCCTGCCGTTGCAGGACGAGGTCTTCCCCGACCGCGAGCATTTCGGACGCATCTTCTACAACCAGGCGCGGCTGTCGGCCCGGAACATCCCGCAGATTGCGGTGGTCATGGGCTCGTGCACGGCTGGCGGCGCCTATGTGCCGGCGATGAGCGACGAAACCATCATCGTGCGCGAACAGGGCACGATCTTTCTCGGCGGTCCGCCACTGGTCAAGGCGGCGACCGGCGAAGTGGTCGATGCCGAGTCGCTGGGCGGCGCCGAGGTGCACACCAGCCGCTCCGGTGTCGCCGACCATTTTGCCGAGAACGATGCCCACGCGCTGGCCATTGCCCGCGAGGTCGTTGCCCACCTGAATCGTCGCAAGCACATGCCACTGGCGCTGCGCGCGCCGCAGCCGCCGCGCTATGCCGCCGAGGAGCTCTACGGCATCGTCCCCCGCGACAGCCGCATCCCTTTCGACATTCGCGAGATCATCGCCCGCATCGTCGACGCCAGCGAGTTCCAGGAGTTCAAGGCCCGCTACGGCAAGACCCTGGTGACCGGTTTCGCCCACATCCACGGCTATCCGGTGGGCATCGTCGCCAACAACGGCATCCTCTTTGCCGAGAGCGCGCTCAAGGGCGCGCATTTCATCGAGCTGTGCAACCAGCGCAATATTCCGCTGGTGTTCCTGCAGAACATCACCGGCTTCATGGTCGGCCGCAAATACGAGAATGCCGGCATCGCCAAGGACGGCGCCAAGATGGTCACGGCCGTGGCCTGCTCGCACGTACCCAAGTTCACGGTGATCATCGGCGGCAGTTTCGGCGCTGGCAATTACGCCATGTGCGGTCGTGGCTACCAGCCGCGATTCCTGTGGATGTGGCCCAATTCGCGCATCAGCGTGATGGGCGGCGAGCAGGCCGCCAGCGTGCTGGCCACGGTTCGCCGCGACGGCTTCGAAGCCGCCGGAAAGGCCTGGTCAGCCGACGAGGAAGAGACCTTCAAGCAGCCGATCCGTGAGCAGTACGAGCGCCAGGGTCACCCCTATTACGCCAGCGCACGCCTCTGGGACGATGGCATCATCGATCCGGCCGACACCCGCCGGGTACTGGGTCTGGCCATTTCCGCCGCCTTGAACGCGCCCATCGAAGCCGAGCGCTTCGGCGTGTTCCGCATGTAG
- a CDS encoding DUF962 domain-containing protein gives MSTETQSARIASFAEFYPYYLGEHSNRTCRRLHFIGSTGVLALLAWAIYSGNPWWLLGMPLMGYGFAWVGHFFFEKNKPATFTYPLWSLIGDWVMYKDILIGRIRF, from the coding sequence ATGAGCACCGAAACCCAATCTGCACGCATCGCCAGCTTCGCCGAGTTCTACCCCTACTACCTTGGCGAGCACAGCAATCGCACCTGCAGGCGCCTGCATTTCATCGGCAGCACCGGGGTGCTGGCGCTGCTGGCCTGGGCGATATACAGCGGCAATCCCTGGTGGCTGCTGGGCATGCCGCTGATGGGCTACGGATTCGCCTGGGTGGGGCATTTCTTCTTCGAGAAGAACAAGCCGGCCACCTTCACCTATCCGCTGTGGAGCCTGATCGGCGACTGGGTGATGTACAAGGACATCCTGATCGGCAGGATCCGGTTCTAG
- the mazG gene encoding nucleoside triphosphate pyrophosphohydrolase has product MAAPSTIERLLAIMARLRDPERGCPWDIEQDFASIAPYTIEEAFEVADAIQRGALGDLRDELGDLLLQVVFHAQMASEQQAFDFNDVVASICDKMVRRHPHVFGDAVVKDAAAQTVAWEELKRAERDQADPSVLADIPHGLPEWIRARKLQKRAASVGFDWPDAAEVLAKLDEELAELRQEIDTDAPRARLQDEFGDVLFVMCNLARKLDIDPGAALRGANAKFERRFRHMEAMATSDGQALQGMSLEQQDGLWSKARQADHRGEL; this is encoded by the coding sequence ATGGCAGCGCCGTCCACGATTGAGCGGCTGCTGGCGATCATGGCCCGGCTGCGCGATCCCGAGCGCGGCTGTCCCTGGGATATCGAGCAGGACTTCGCCAGCATTGCCCCGTACACCATCGAAGAGGCCTTTGAGGTGGCCGACGCCATCCAGCGCGGCGCGCTCGGTGACCTGCGCGATGAACTCGGCGATCTGTTGTTGCAAGTGGTGTTTCATGCGCAGATGGCCAGCGAGCAGCAGGCCTTCGATTTCAACGACGTGGTGGCGTCCATCTGCGACAAGATGGTGCGCAGGCATCCGCATGTCTTCGGCGATGCCGTCGTCAAGGATGCAGCAGCGCAGACGGTGGCCTGGGAAGAACTCAAGCGTGCCGAGCGCGATCAGGCCGATCCCAGCGTATTGGCCGACATCCCCCATGGTCTGCCCGAATGGATCCGCGCCCGCAAACTGCAGAAGCGCGCCGCCAGCGTGGGTTTCGATTGGCCCGATGCCGCCGAGGTACTGGCCAAGCTCGATGAAGAACTGGCGGAGCTGCGCCAGGAAATCGACACCGATGCACCCCGCGCGCGCCTGCAGGACGAATTCGGCGACGTGCTGTTCGTGATGTGCAATCTGGCCCGCAAGCTCGACATTGACCCGGGTGCCGCGCTGCGTGGCGCCAACGCCAAGTTCGAGCGCCGTTTCCGGCACATGGAAGCGATGGCGACGAGCGACGGCCAGGCCCTGCAGGGGATGTCCCTGGAGCAGCAGGACGGGTTATGGTCGAAGGCGCGACAGGCCGATCATCGGGGCGAGCTGTAG
- a CDS encoding 3'(2'),5'-bisphosphate nucleotidase CysQ, with protein sequence MKSRYSVADLEQLLEGVIAAARGAAGDIMAVYGGAFDVEHKSDTSPLTEADMASHRRLTREIAPLDGAVLVLSEESGPEQFAARLHTRHLWLIDPLDGTREFVKRNGEFCINVALVEDGIVRLGLLMHPPSGTLWYGAQGMGSWRVDVQGRHPIRVTQPCPTPIRVAASRSHGHPAVEAYYARLGEIERCPQGSALKFARLAQGEIDVYARLASRCSEWDVAAGQCIVEQAGGQVVDERGQPWRYNQRDSLIVHNFLAFGDVTRPWLEAIDGSAVHD encoded by the coding sequence ATGAAATCGCGCTATTCGGTGGCAGATCTGGAACAACTGCTCGAAGGCGTGATCGCCGCTGCCCGCGGTGCCGCCGGCGACATCATGGCAGTCTATGGCGGTGCCTTCGACGTCGAGCACAAGTCCGATACCTCGCCGCTGACCGAAGCCGATATGGCTTCGCATCGGCGTCTGACCCGCGAGATAGCGCCTCTCGATGGCGCCGTGCTGGTGCTCAGCGAGGAATCCGGGCCGGAACAGTTTGCCGCACGTCTGCATACGCGCCATCTGTGGCTGATCGATCCGCTTGATGGTACCCGCGAGTTCGTCAAGCGCAACGGCGAGTTCTGCATCAACGTGGCCCTGGTCGAAGACGGTATTGTCCGTCTGGGCCTGCTGATGCATCCGCCGAGCGGCACCCTCTGGTACGGCGCGCAGGGAATGGGATCCTGGCGGGTGGACGTACAGGGCCGGCATCCGATCAGGGTGACCCAGCCCTGTCCCACGCCGATCCGCGTCGCTGCCAGTCGCTCGCATGGACACCCGGCGGTCGAGGCCTATTACGCCAGGCTGGGAGAGATCGAGCGCTGTCCGCAAGGCAGTGCCCTCAAGTTTGCACGCCTGGCCCAGGGCGAGATCGATGTCTACGCGCGGCTGGCGTCACGCTGCAGTGAGTGGGATGTGGCGGCGGGTCAGTGCATCGTAGAACAGGCCGGTGGCCAGGTCGTCGATGAGCGCGGTCAGCCCTGGCGCTACAACCAGCGCGACAGCCTGATCGTGCACAACTTCCTGGCTTTCGGCGATGTGACTCGACCTTGGCTGGAGGCCATTGATGGCAGCGCCGTCCACGATTGA
- the nudE gene encoding ADP compounds hydrolase NudE, with amino-acid sequence MKALPLIHETRLVEPRYKIEQMDLEFANGEKRTYERIHGSGRPVVVMVPMLDAETVLLTREYAAGLHRYELGLPRGRVDPGESLLEGAQRELKEETGYGAHELLILRTLSLAPTYMSHVAHVVLARDLYEERLEGDEPEQIEVVPWNINHLHELIGMDEFSEGRAMAALFLAREWLQQDREQR; translated from the coding sequence ATGAAAGCTCTGCCTCTGATACACGAAACCCGGCTGGTCGAACCGCGCTACAAGATCGAGCAGATGGACCTGGAGTTCGCCAATGGCGAAAAGCGCACCTATGAGCGCATCCACGGTTCCGGACGCCCGGTGGTGGTGATGGTGCCCATGCTCGATGCGGAAACGGTGTTGTTGACGCGCGAATACGCCGCTGGCCTGCATCGCTACGAACTCGGTCTGCCGCGCGGTCGGGTGGATCCCGGCGAGTCGCTGCTGGAAGGCGCCCAGCGCGAACTCAAGGAAGAAACCGGCTATGGCGCGCACGAGTTGCTGATCCTGCGCACCCTGTCTCTGGCACCCACCTACATGAGCCATGTCGCCCATGTGGTGCTGGCGCGGGATCTCTACGAGGAGCGCCTGGAGGGCGATGAGCCCGAACAGATCGAAGTGGTGCCCTGGAACATCAACCACTTGCATGAACTGATCGGCATGGACGAGTTCAGCGAAGGCCGGGCCATGGCGGCGCTGTTCCTGGCGCGGGAATGGTTGCAGCAGGATCGCGAACAGCGATGA
- a CDS encoding inositol-phosphate phosphatase: MGRPAAPRGRAPADCRGHDRSAGSELVNLDLDQALAVARNAALAAGALINRHYAEGVAVRIKADATPVTQADEDSEQIIREILLQAYPDHAIYGEEGGHQGSSDYLWLVDPIDGTKSFVRGYPMFSTQIGLMYRGELLLGVSHASAYGETAWARRGGGAFLNGKPIRVAATEQWSQASLSTGNLKTLASGARWSVLADLVRGAHRTRGYGDFLHYHLLAAGCIDVVLESDVNILDIAALVAIIREAGGVFTDLEGREIGLNTSSVLAATPALHAQVLARLQSV, encoded by the coding sequence ATGGGTAGGCCAGCCGCGCCCCGAGGGCGGGCGCCTGCTGATTGTCGAGGGCACGATCGTTCTGCCGGGAGCGAGCTTGTGAATCTGGATCTGGATCAGGCGCTGGCCGTGGCCCGCAATGCCGCATTGGCCGCAGGAGCATTGATCAACCGCCATTACGCCGAGGGTGTTGCGGTGCGGATCAAGGCCGACGCCACCCCGGTGACCCAGGCCGATGAGGACAGCGAGCAGATCATCCGCGAGATTCTGCTGCAGGCCTATCCCGACCACGCCATCTACGGCGAGGAGGGCGGCCATCAGGGCAGCAGTGACTATCTGTGGCTGGTCGATCCCATCGACGGCACCAAGAGCTTCGTGCGCGGCTATCCGATGTTCTCGACCCAGATCGGGCTGATGTACCGCGGCGAACTGCTGCTCGGTGTGTCCCATGCCAGCGCCTATGGCGAAACCGCCTGGGCCCGCCGCGGCGGCGGCGCCTTCCTCAATGGCAAGCCAATCCGGGTGGCGGCTACGGAGCAATGGTCCCAGGCCAGCCTGTCCACCGGCAATCTGAAGACGTTGGCGAGCGGAGCGCGTTGGTCGGTGCTGGCCGATCTGGTTCGCGGTGCCCATCGCACGCGCGGCTACGGCGATTTTCTGCATTACCATCTGCTGGCCGCAGGCTGCATTGATGTTGTGCTCGAGTCGGACGTCAACATCCTCGATATTGCGGCATTGGTGGCGATCATCCGTGAGGCGGGCGGGGTGTTCACCGATCTGGAAGGGCGCGAGATCGGCTTGAACACGAGCTCCGTACTGGCCGCAACCCCAGCGCTGCATGCGCAGGTGCTGGCACGGCTGCAGTCGGTCTGA